CCGCGAGGAGGGGATTCCGGTGCGTGAGGATCGGTTTACCCCCGACGACGTCCGCAACGCCGCCGAGGTGTTCGTGACGAACACGACGTGGGAACTCCGCCCGGTCGCGACCGTCGACGGCATCGACTGCGGTGGCGGGCCGGTCACGGCGCTCCTGTCGCGGCTGTTCGACGAGCGGGTCGAACGAGCGCACTACAACGGCGCAGAGACGACCGACGCGACTACCGACGCCGGCGAGGACACCGGAGCCGTCGATAGCCGGTGGGACGTCGGCGACGGCTCGTAACGGGTCGTGGACACCAGAGCTATGTGTCGGCCCGGTCGAGTACCCAGTAGTACCACAGATGAAACTCGCCCTCGACTGGACACCGAACACGAACCACACGGGCATCTACGTCGCACGAGCGAAGGGATACTACGACGAGGCCGGCGTCGACCTCGCGATCCACTCGCCGGCCGACGACGACTACGAGACGACGCCGGCCAAGCGCGTCGCCGACGGCGCGGCGACGGTCGCCATCGCCCCGTCGGAGAGCGCGATCAGCTACCACACCCATCCCGACTACCCCTCGTTGACCGCGGTCGCCGCGGTGTGTCAGCGCGACACGAGCGCGGTCGTCACGCTCGAATCGAGCGGCATCGACCGACCGAAAAAGTTGGACAAGAAGACGTACGCGTCGTACGACGCTCGGTTCGAGGATCACATCGTCCGACAGCTCGTCCGCAACGACGGCGGGCAGGGGGAGATCGACGTCATCACGCCGCCGAAACTCGGGATCCCGAACACGCTCCTCGACGGGACGGCGGACGCGACGTGGGTGTTCATGCCGTGGGAGGGTGTCCAGGCCGAGCGCGACGGGATCGGGCTGAACGCCTTCTCGCTCGACGAGTACGGCGTCCCGTACGGCTACACGCCGGTCCTCCTCGCTGATCCGGCGACCATCGAGACCGACTCGGACTCCCTCTCGGCGTTCCTCGGCGCGACGGCGCGGGGCTACGAGTTCGCCGCCGAACACCCCGAAGAAGCCGCGAGACTGCTCGCGGAGACGGCCGAGGGGCCGGATCTCGACGACGAGGCGTTCCTCGTCGAGAGCCAGCGCCGGATCGGCGAGGCGTACTGCTCCGAGGGCGAGTGGGGGTGGATGCGTCACGAGCGGTGGGCGGAGTTCGTCTCCTGGCTGGCCGACGAGAACGTCCTCCGGACGCTCGACGGGGATCAC
This Salinigranum marinum DNA region includes the following protein-coding sequences:
- a CDS encoding ABC transporter substrate-binding protein, with the protein product MKLALDWTPNTNHTGIYVARAKGYYDEAGVDLAIHSPADDDYETTPAKRVADGAATVAIAPSESAISYHTHPDYPSLTAVAAVCQRDTSAVVTLESSGIDRPKKLDKKTYASYDARFEDHIVRQLVRNDGGQGEIDVITPPKLGIPNTLLDGTADATWVFMPWEGVQAERDGIGLNAFSLDEYGVPYGYTPVLLADPATIETDSDSLSAFLGATARGYEFAAEHPEEAARLLAETAEGPDLDDEAFLVESQRRIGEAYCSEGEWGWMRHERWAEFVSWLADENVLRTLDGDHIPAEEVDVAALYTNALLDRGVDRNG